The Carassius carassius chromosome 31, fCarCar2.1, whole genome shotgun sequence genome includes a region encoding these proteins:
- the LOC132111827 gene encoding retinol dehydrogenase 7-like, translated as MKPVFFSMTILLISYNILSEHIYTYFGLVICFMLWAKTVFHTENGLSDGFGWAVLITGCDSGFGRHLAKKLDHMGFTVFAGCLYPEGPGAQSLVEEGSDRVKVLKLDVTKDEDVCLAKNFVQANLPEKGLYAVVNNAGISDWGETEWSTAKDFHNMADVNLFGAIRVTIPFLSLIRASKGRMLYVSSILSFFNCLNMGAYSMSKRGLEAFADCLRVEMASFGVKVSIIQPGNFGIATKILHKKTPQDVWDEFDDARKLTFNQKYIEMACEYFNSLCTSGFKDCSMVINAMLHALTAPKPQTRYLLVSWREMFFFYICPFLPTFITDSVFHASSMYRKRKEMLYL; from the exons ATGAAGCCAGTGTTTTTCAGCATGACTATCCTGCTCATTTCCTACAACATTTTGAGCGAACATATTTACACATATTTTGGTCTGGTCATCTGCTTCATGCTCTGGGCTAAAACGGTATTCCACACAGAAAATGGCTTGTCGGATGGATTTGGCTGGGCGGTGTTGATTACAGGTTGTGATAGTGGATTTGGACGTCACCTTGCAAAGAAACTGGACCACATGGGCTTCACTGTGTTTGCTGGATGTTTATATCCTGAAGGTCCTGGGGCTCAGAGTCTGGTTGAAGAAGGCTCTGACCGTGTAAAGGTGCTCAAGCTGGATGTGACCAAAGATGAAGATGTCTGCTTGGCCAAGAATTTTGTGCAAGCAAATTTGCCAGAGAAGG GTCTCTACGCTGTGGTGAATAATGCTGGAATCAGTGACTGGGGAGAGACCGAGTGGAGCACTGCCAAGGACTTCCATAACATGGCTGATGTTAACCTCTTTGGTGCCATCAGAGTAACCATCCCATTCTTGTCACTCATTAGAGCATCCAAAG GTCGTATGTTATATGTGTCGAGTATCTTATCTTTCTTCAACTGTCTGAACATGGGAGCATACAGTATGTCCAAACGGGGACTGGAAGCATTTGCAGACTGCTTGAGAGTAGAGATGGCCAGTTTCGGGGTTAAG GTCAGTATTATTCAGCCTGGAAATTTTGGCATAGCCACAAAGATTCTGCACAAGAAAACCCCACAAGACGTATGGGATGAATTTGATGATGCACGTAAACTAACATTCAACCAGAAATACATTGAAATGGCATGTgaatattttaattcattgtgCACTTCAGGATTTAAAGATTGCTCTATGGTTATCAATGCCATGTTACATGCTCTCACTGCTCCCAAACCTCAAACTCGATACCTGCTTGTTTCCTGgagagaaatgttttttttctacatatGCCCTTTTCTCCCCACTTTTATTACTGATTCTGTGTTTCATGCAAGTTCCATGTATCGCAAGCGTAAAGAAATGCTTTACTTATAA